A portion of the Oceanispirochaeta sp. M1 genome contains these proteins:
- a CDS encoding substrate-binding domain-containing protein, which translates to MIDKILSMKERPSGILSINDFVAIGVLRGGFKAKVRVPEYLSVTVFDDISMFAQFYPTISTSVIIMLS; encoded by the coding sequence TGATCGATAAAATCCTCAGTATGAAAGAGCGTCCCTCCGGTATCCTCAGTATTAATGATTTTGTTGCGATCGGAGTTTTGAGAGGGGGATTTAAAGCAAAAGTCAGAGTGCCCGAATATCTATCTGTTACCGTATTTGATGATATATCCATGTTTGCTCAATTTTACCCGACCATCTCTACTTCAGTCATAATTATGCTTTCATAG